A part of candidate division KSB1 bacterium genomic DNA contains:
- a CDS encoding S8 family serine peptidase: MTAKLKRMIGAILIILFSGSMILAQDFSNEAIKKCSPDLRLILNKEPSQLQKYRNLYKVEANGEIIKYHVLFRFNGAAAPQHVPGVIIQATIGSIATAVASCDGLINLANHPAIEWIEPSRFLSPCLDVSRVSTEADKLYNGNPSYRGDGVLVAIFDSGIDWRHEDFIDNSGKSRILYLWDVTDDAGPHPAGFNYGTEYTQAQINDEIDGSPTGLVRQKDVSGHGTHVAGIAAGDGSATGHGYDAGRYIGIAPQADLIIVKGGADGFSTTDQVNGTAYIMNKAEQLGRPVVINFSLSGHWGAHDGTELHEQAIDGAVGPGKAVVVAAANDGGKPLHASGIVERGKSVTVDFTVKSNVTDFWINLWHEGSDRMSLTITTPDGYTTPARTSGSTDSGVRWDTNSGRIELVAASKNMYNQDYNFIIAVNDDAGKPVAPGNWSFTLTGVQIANGRFDAWTQPWKVEFTSQVDYTMLVGIPGTARRAITVASYCTKKSWTAENGDIIRYTSNPNLWDISDFSSPGPTRDGRRKPELAAPGHGIASARSQDSNPESNKIVEDGLHVIMQGTSMAAPHVAGSIALLLQKNPTLTPEQIKEILINSAWTDSYTGSVWNASWGWGKLDIKAAIDMVEGSVAGTTAQHDIGSVNCGLSDWGAVGKESGADPGFRFPAASQYDHGYGGSLVVGVWAKDVADSYGDLEISDDDTWRTTATGQFRMTAPALNSDQYGYAQFEKYLLAPNGLTHVVVNQHSYAWKTSPYDKFILLDYEIYNLGPIPLNNLLIGFYMDWDCQPNYQTNEAKFDSDLNLAYVWDNGSSGNPCLGTVLLGESPHSFKIIDNSKSVYPQSDLPDDIMFQLMNAPGIMGSIGKADISTLLAAPKKNLSVNQRAAFTIALVAGNNLSEVRQSAARAKEKYDALRARRIAALYYDDGTPEGGASVSIIGERLAVRFTPTIFPAVLKFASFYCRNSNRSLKLNIYDDNGVSGTPGTALLSAPISITPQPNSWNQIDLSNRNLKITSGDFYISLEWTAAEEPSIGYDEEFPHAGRSWYYNLANYRWTNFVDYGDPWDKRDLMIGAGLESSLPIDEPGQNSIPKEYSLAQNYPNPFNSSTTIEYALPEKSWVTIIIYDLLGREVMSLVNEHKEAGSYQINFHANDLASGIYFYRMRAGQFIDVKKMLLIR, encoded by the coding sequence ATGACTGCCAAACTTAAACGAATGATTGGCGCGATTCTGATCATTTTATTTTCTGGCAGCATGATTCTCGCTCAAGATTTTTCAAATGAGGCGATTAAAAAATGTTCGCCAGACCTGCGATTAATACTGAATAAAGAGCCTTCGCAATTGCAAAAATATCGCAATCTGTACAAGGTGGAAGCCAACGGGGAAATTATCAAATACCATGTCCTGTTTCGATTTAATGGTGCCGCTGCGCCCCAGCATGTACCAGGGGTCATTATTCAGGCGACAATTGGTTCAATTGCAACGGCCGTCGCCAGCTGCGACGGATTGATCAATTTGGCGAACCATCCTGCCATTGAGTGGATTGAGCCATCCCGATTTCTGTCCCCTTGCCTGGATGTGAGCCGCGTTTCCACTGAGGCGGACAAATTGTACAATGGCAATCCCTCGTATCGCGGAGATGGAGTATTGGTCGCCATATTCGATTCAGGGATCGACTGGCGACATGAGGATTTCATTGACAACTCAGGCAAATCGCGCATCTTATACTTGTGGGATGTCACGGATGACGCCGGCCCGCATCCTGCTGGGTTCAATTATGGCACTGAATATACCCAGGCGCAGATCAATGATGAGATCGACGGGAGTCCCACTGGATTGGTGCGACAAAAAGATGTTAGCGGACATGGCACGCATGTCGCTGGGATCGCTGCTGGAGATGGCTCGGCGACAGGCCATGGCTACGATGCTGGGCGCTACATTGGAATCGCGCCGCAGGCTGATCTGATCATCGTGAAAGGCGGAGCGGATGGTTTTTCGACTACCGATCAGGTGAATGGTACGGCGTACATCATGAACAAGGCTGAGCAACTGGGCCGGCCTGTGGTCATCAATTTTAGTCTGAGCGGCCATTGGGGGGCTCATGATGGGACTGAATTGCATGAGCAGGCGATCGATGGGGCGGTTGGACCCGGCAAGGCAGTAGTCGTGGCTGCAGCTAATGATGGCGGTAAGCCGCTCCACGCCAGTGGCATAGTTGAGCGCGGCAAATCCGTCACGGTTGATTTCACCGTCAAAAGCAACGTGACCGATTTCTGGATCAATCTCTGGCATGAGGGGAGCGATCGGATGTCTTTGACGATTACCACCCCCGATGGTTATACCACCCCAGCACGAACCTCTGGCAGCACAGATAGTGGTGTGCGCTGGGACACGAATAGCGGCCGGATCGAGTTAGTAGCAGCCTCGAAAAATATGTATAATCAGGATTATAATTTTATCATTGCAGTCAACGACGATGCAGGAAAACCAGTAGCGCCTGGGAACTGGAGCTTTACCCTCACTGGGGTTCAAATTGCCAACGGCCGATTCGATGCCTGGACTCAGCCGTGGAAAGTGGAATTTACTTCTCAGGTCGATTACACCATGTTGGTTGGAATCCCAGGAACAGCACGTCGCGCCATTACCGTGGCTTCCTATTGCACCAAGAAAAGCTGGACCGCTGAGAATGGGGACATTATCCGATATACATCCAATCCCAATCTCTGGGATATTTCGGATTTCAGCAGTCCTGGCCCCACGCGCGATGGTCGTCGCAAACCTGAATTAGCTGCACCAGGCCATGGCATTGCTTCAGCACGATCGCAAGACAGCAATCCAGAATCCAATAAAATTGTGGAAGATGGCTTACATGTCATCATGCAGGGCACCAGTATGGCCGCACCCCATGTCGCTGGGAGTATCGCGCTGCTACTACAAAAAAATCCCACCCTGACCCCAGAGCAAATTAAAGAAATATTGATCAACAGCGCCTGGACCGATAGCTATACTGGATCGGTCTGGAATGCTTCTTGGGGATGGGGAAAGCTGGATATTAAAGCAGCTATCGATATGGTGGAAGGGAGCGTAGCTGGAACAACCGCGCAGCATGACATCGGTTCGGTCAATTGTGGCCTATCCGATTGGGGCGCAGTCGGAAAAGAGTCCGGCGCTGATCCTGGCTTCCGATTCCCTGCCGCCAGCCAATACGACCATGGCTATGGTGGCTCACTGGTAGTCGGGGTCTGGGCAAAGGATGTGGCGGATAGCTATGGTGATCTAGAAATCAGCGATGATGATACCTGGCGCACCACTGCCACCGGCCAGTTCCGCATGACTGCCCCGGCCTTGAATTCGGATCAATATGGCTATGCCCAATTTGAAAAATACCTGCTTGCCCCGAACGGATTAACTCACGTTGTGGTCAATCAGCATAGCTATGCCTGGAAGACCAGCCCATACGATAAGTTTATCCTCCTCGATTACGAAATATACAATCTTGGCCCAATTCCATTGAACAATCTGCTAATAGGCTTTTATATGGATTGGGACTGTCAACCAAATTATCAAACCAATGAAGCGAAGTTCGATAGCGATTTGAATTTGGCCTATGTGTGGGATAACGGCAGCTCGGGCAATCCGTGCCTTGGCACCGTGTTATTGGGCGAATCCCCACATTCGTTCAAGATCATCGACAATAGCAAATCTGTTTACCCGCAAAGCGATCTGCCCGATGATATCATGTTTCAGCTTATGAATGCGCCTGGGATTATGGGCAGCATCGGCAAGGCCGATATATCGACTTTGCTTGCAGCGCCGAAGAAGAACCTGTCAGTGAATCAGCGAGCGGCGTTCACTATCGCGCTGGTAGCTGGCAACAATTTATCTGAGGTGCGACAGTCTGCGGCGCGTGCGAAAGAGAAATATGATGCGCTGCGGGCCCGTCGCATTGCCGCGCTATATTATGATGATGGCACGCCAGAGGGCGGTGCCAGTGTCTCGATAATCGGCGAGCGGTTGGCTGTGCGCTTTACGCCAACTATCTTTCCCGCCGTGCTAAAATTTGCTTCGTTTTATTGTCGCAATTCCAATCGATCGCTCAAACTCAATATCTATGACGATAATGGCGTCAGTGGCACACCAGGCACAGCGCTCCTATCGGCGCCAATTTCCATCACCCCGCAACCCAATAGCTGGAATCAGATCGATCTTTCCAATCGCAACTTGAAAATCACTTCCGGGGATTTTTACATCAGCCTAGAATGGACCGCCGCCGAAGAGCCAAGTATCGGATATGACGAAGAATTTCCGCACGCTGGCAGAAGCTGGTATTACAATTTAGCCAACTATCGGTGGACCAACTTCGTCGATTACGGCGATCCATGGGATAAGCGCGACCTGATGATCGGTGCTGGGCTGGAGAGCTCGCTTCCCATCGACGAACCGGGGCAAAATTCTATCCCAAAAGAATACTCACTGGCGCAAAATTATCCCAATCCATTCAATTCATCCACCACCATCGAGTATGCCTTGCCTGAAAAATCATGGGTAACGATCATCATTTACGATCTGCTCGGACGGGAAGTGATGTCATTAGTGAACGAGCATAAAGAGGCAGGATCCTATCAGATAAACTTTCATGCCAACGATCTGGCCTCTGGCATTTATTTTTATCGGATGCGCGCTGGACAATTTATCGATGTGAAAAAGATGCTTTTGATTCGATAA
- a CDS encoding class IV adenylate cyclase: MNFINVEIKARCDDPDRIRAILKSHHAKFHGNDHQIDTYFQCAMGRLKLREGDIENYLIHYEREDRSGPKQSAVTLYQPQPDSSLKQILAKALGILVVVDKQREIYFIDNVKFHIDMVKGLGSFIEIEAIDLTGEIGVERLRQQCNFYRELLGIHPDALIARSYSDLLRESRQSA; encoded by the coding sequence ATGAATTTCATTAATGTTGAGATCAAGGCCCGGTGCGATGATCCAGACCGCATTCGGGCTATTTTAAAATCGCATCATGCCAAGTTTCACGGCAATGATCATCAGATCGATACTTATTTTCAGTGTGCAATGGGTAGGCTCAAGTTGCGCGAGGGAGATATTGAAAATTATTTAATCCATTACGAACGGGAGGATCGCTCTGGACCGAAACAGTCAGCCGTCACCTTATACCAACCCCAACCTGATTCATCCTTGAAGCAAATTTTAGCCAAAGCGTTGGGTATCTTGGTGGTGGTCGATAAACAGCGGGAGATCTATTTTATTGACAACGTGAAGTTTCACATCGATATGGTGAAGGGCTTAGGCTCATTTATCGAGATTGAAGCGATCGATCTGACTGGAGAAATTGGTGTAGAGCGTTTAAGGCAACAATGCAATTTTTACCGCGAGCTGCTTGGCATCCATCCCGATGCGCTCATCGCACGCTCTTATAGCGATTTGTTGCGGGAATCACGACAATCAGCATGA
- a CDS encoding MBL fold metallo-hydrolase has translation MKALMISLLMVVSLPALAQKAFVTDTIQTSAGKLEITFIGHGTLMFKFGDRIVHVDPVSREADYNRFPKADLILVTHEHGDHLDPKAIEAIKTDHTTLIVTERCYEKINAGIVMKNGQIRSFGAITIEAVPAYNIVHKRDSGQPFHPKGEGNGYVITFGDKRVYVAGDTENTPEMKALKKIDIAFLPMNLPYTMTPEMVADAAKAFRPKILYPYHYGSTDPNQLIELLKTEKDIEVRIRSMK, from the coding sequence ATGAAAGCACTGATGATCTCTTTGCTGATGGTGGTATCACTGCCAGCTTTGGCACAAAAAGCGTTTGTGACGGATACAATCCAAACATCGGCTGGCAAATTAGAAATCACCTTTATTGGCCACGGCACGCTAATGTTCAAATTCGGTGACAGGATCGTTCATGTGGATCCCGTGAGCCGCGAGGCCGATTATAATCGATTTCCGAAAGCGGATCTGATTTTGGTAACCCACGAACATGGTGATCATCTCGATCCCAAAGCCATTGAGGCGATCAAAACCGACCACACGACGCTGATTGTGACGGAGAGATGTTATGAAAAGATCAACGCAGGAATCGTAATGAAGAACGGCCAAATTCGTTCCTTCGGTGCAATTACAATTGAAGCGGTACCGGCTTACAACATCGTTCATAAAAGAGATTCGGGCCAGCCGTTCCATCCCAAAGGTGAGGGCAATGGTTACGTCATCACTTTTGGGGACAAACGAGTGTACGTGGCAGGGGATACCGAGAACACACCAGAGATGAAAGCCCTGAAAAAAATTGACATCGCATTTTTGCCCATGAATTTGCCGTATACCATGACACCGGAAATGGTGGCCGATGCCGCAAAGGCGTTTCGACCGAAAATCCTCTACCCATATCATTACGGATCGACAGATCCTAATCAGCTCATCGAATTGCTAAAAACCGAAAAAGATATCGAGGTGAGGATTCGTTCCATGAAATAG
- a CDS encoding GMC family oxidoreductase encodes MIYDFIVIGSGFGGSVAALRLAEKGYTVCVIESGKRWQAKDFPKTNWSFWKFLWAPAFFCYGIQRIQFLNHVVILGGAGVGGGSLVYANTLFVPPDSFFNDPQWRGLVPDWKAELMPFYETAKKMLGVVTNPKFWPTDYMLLDYAREIGREAYFKPSEVGVFFGEPGVTVPDPYFGGKGPARTGCTMTGHCMVGCRDGGKNSLDRNYLYLAEGLGVRILPEHKVIDVKPNSSGEYIITAQKVTDFVIKRKLVLRAKGVVFAAGVMGTLELLWRCKQVGSLPKLSDKLGHFVRTNSEVLAGVTSKRNQQHSLGVSITSSLFVNDNTHIELVRYPKGSDIMAIFAGMMTDGGGKIPRPLKFLWNSIRHPLQFLRTRIPINWGRNSVILLVMQTLDNHLTVLRKRRWWALFRTGLVSRNEGKKIPTYIPEANQALRAMAKRMNAIPQNAITEVLFNMPMTAHILGGCIIGKDKEHGVIDIYHRVFGYENMYVTDASAIPANLGVNPSLTITAMAERAMSYIPNKNASKMKG; translated from the coding sequence ATGATTTACGATTTTATTGTAATCGGTTCTGGTTTCGGCGGTAGTGTGGCGGCGTTGCGGCTGGCTGAAAAAGGTTATACGGTATGCGTGATCGAAAGTGGGAAGCGATGGCAGGCAAAGGATTTTCCTAAGACCAATTGGTCATTTTGGAAGTTTCTCTGGGCGCCAGCATTTTTTTGTTATGGAATTCAACGCATTCAATTTTTGAACCATGTGGTCATCCTTGGAGGAGCTGGCGTTGGGGGCGGCAGCTTGGTCTACGCTAACACGCTCTTCGTACCTCCAGACAGCTTTTTCAACGATCCCCAATGGCGGGGGCTAGTGCCAGATTGGAAGGCGGAGCTGATGCCGTTCTATGAGACCGCAAAGAAAATGTTGGGCGTTGTGACAAATCCAAAGTTCTGGCCGACAGATTACATGCTCCTGGATTACGCTCGCGAGATCGGTCGTGAGGCCTATTTCAAGCCTTCGGAGGTTGGTGTATTCTTCGGCGAGCCGGGGGTGACGGTACCAGATCCTTATTTCGGTGGTAAAGGACCAGCCCGTACTGGATGTACGATGACAGGGCACTGCATGGTGGGCTGCCGCGATGGTGGAAAAAACTCCCTGGACCGAAATTATCTCTACTTGGCCGAGGGATTAGGGGTCAGAATCCTCCCCGAACACAAAGTCATCGATGTTAAACCAAATTCTAGCGGTGAATATATCATCACCGCGCAAAAAGTGACCGATTTCGTCATTAAACGAAAACTCGTCTTACGCGCTAAAGGCGTGGTGTTCGCGGCTGGTGTGATGGGGACTTTAGAATTGCTCTGGCGCTGTAAACAAGTCGGATCTCTGCCGAAGCTTTCTGACAAACTCGGACACTTCGTGCGCACCAATAGCGAGGTGCTCGCCGGCGTCACTTCCAAAAGGAATCAACAGCACTCATTAGGCGTATCGATTACTTCAAGCTTGTTCGTGAATGATAATACCCATATCGAACTGGTGCGCTATCCCAAAGGTTCAGATATCATGGCGATATTCGCTGGCATGATGACCGATGGTGGTGGCAAAATTCCTCGTCCATTGAAATTTTTATGGAATTCGATCCGGCATCCGCTGCAATTTTTGCGCACTCGGATCCCCATCAATTGGGGGCGCAATAGCGTCATTCTGCTGGTGATGCAAACGCTGGATAACCATCTCACTGTTTTGCGGAAAAGGCGCTGGTGGGCGCTATTTCGCACCGGATTAGTATCGAGGAATGAAGGCAAAAAAATTCCCACATACATTCCAGAAGCGAACCAAGCGTTACGTGCCATGGCAAAGCGGATGAATGCCATCCCACAAAACGCGATCACTGAAGTGCTGTTCAATATGCCCATGACTGCCCACATTCTTGGGGGGTGCATCATTGGAAAGGATAAAGAGCATGGTGTCATCGACATTTATCATCGGGTATTTGGCTACGAAAACATGTATGTCACCGATGCTTCAGCAATCCCAGCCAATTTGGGAGTAAATCCATCGTTGACTATTACAGCTATGGCTGAGCGCGCCATGAGCTATATTCCAAATAAAAACGCAAGCAAGATGAAGGGATAA
- a CDS encoding lamin tail domain-containing protein, producing the protein MKALERSVIASFIFFLLIFLSENEAQSQSPRLYINEFMASNSSTIADGNGEFDDWIEIFNGETFDIDLSGYFLTDNLANPQKWAFPNITLHAKSYLLVWADDQTNQSGCHANFKLDKDGEQLGLYGGSVLIDSVTFGPQRTDVSFGRRSDGDNSWVFYEPGTNGPTPGAANHFVATTTLNPPEFSLGDGFYVGPIAVELRSDDPAAAIHYTLDGSLPTASSPKYSTPIHIDAPTVVRAMCRKQISTGQYQTSVVESRCYLIDVANSMPFIDIICDQREHDRIYAWPQPGEPHGAISGQLKIFDSNHVLQADLPIELSMRGGYSLLSPKKSYQIDFVAQNLQYDLFDQDYNAPRSTGLPNSFHSINLSGMAADFSLIRNFLSFHLLRRIGAVSPQIAFVRLFINGQDRGIYVAMERIDQWLVKNRFSNAKYDIIKTGIEHHCNLTWDNENGQYFELKSGDFNAFNDLISWLNNKERSYEELSSKLDIPSFLYYDLMCRFSNNKDSYDINYYLIRNREQPNSKWTILLWDCDESFGWDSHVSGNWFPHNRAFDLLRNTPEYQRLYYNTLADLFNSRWSQVEISDLIDRLDMAFQTDNPADEAIWNEIWSQYAAGVIPDFEQDPNYHPLSRHTQFEYIKQWVGERIAYEFALWSEGTVVLTVDQPVGGEGAIQLNSLKLSNFPWRGRYFKNLDLQVTALPGPGFLFNSWSDLTLPKSESITITLQHDYCFHPIFKPNVHLDRLVINEINYNSAPNFDPEDWIELYNPADQSIDVSNWILKDRDDSHQFVVPSGTVVAPKGYLVICRDMTAFRRLFPRASTVTGDMNFSLNNDGDEVRLYHASGALVDSVSFGDRDPWPSLADGKGATLELIDPTLNNTVAASWQASLWHGTPGLRNSFPLVITEINYHSGPGFNTEDWVELYNPTSRIVDVSGCHLQHLISGHDFYLPSGTSIPSNGFVIICQNKNKFRAFFPGVANVVGDVNFSFIDSGDEIRLLDLIDNVIDSVRYDVAKPWPIEANGQGATLELLDPSLDNTIPRHWQASAGHGSPGQLTRALPVVTRFVVRDSSGSRLVTDSRNVLVDMAATDFDGQIVGWHINETGLPPAPGDFWMPTPPKNYIIQSPPGVLRIYGWVLDNDHQVSRVTDTSRAAIRLRLSEELYSVEGTVTYFTNNRPVPNAKIELKIDQESDWDSTDVHGNFRFIGVDSGKIILQPAKQGDIRQAIRCSDVLAVLAGLADPRRFNPEQRSAANVIDDAALNVSDARAILRYLVCRNDNIGQTGHWRFVPAETSFVLNQNINQHFQAYISGDVDLNWGSDSLVSQISDSTIVGISLKLGQVENQGAQFITVPLSAEIAHGAFYSMMISLQYETTYLAYQWCEPTDASKKFIVEDNGGQPGKLQIAMAGLDPIVSSNVVLKLHFKVLTTGGGRTFHTQLLFTRSLVNDLPVKSHHGIVILTDISDFEVPLPMEFKLFQNYPNPFNFQTQIRYQLASPGATRLCIYNLMGHRVRVLVNEQYQAAGTYQFNWDGRDENGQMLPSGIYLYELRSGGLVKRNKMVMVK; encoded by the coding sequence ATGAAAGCATTAGAGCGAAGCGTTATCGCTTCATTCATTTTCTTTCTTTTGATTTTTTTGAGCGAGAACGAGGCACAATCGCAATCGCCGCGGCTATATATCAATGAGTTCATGGCATCCAATAGTTCGACTATTGCTGATGGCAACGGAGAATTTGACGATTGGATCGAGATCTTCAATGGGGAAACTTTTGATATCGATCTGAGTGGGTATTTTTTGACAGATAATCTGGCAAATCCCCAAAAATGGGCATTTCCGAATATCACCTTGCACGCCAAAAGTTATTTATTGGTCTGGGCGGATGATCAGACCAACCAGTCAGGCTGCCATGCTAATTTTAAGCTGGATAAAGATGGCGAACAGCTCGGTCTCTATGGGGGGAGTGTGCTAATTGATTCTGTTACCTTTGGCCCACAGCGGACCGACGTCTCATTTGGACGGCGTTCCGACGGGGATAATTCCTGGGTGTTTTATGAGCCTGGCACGAATGGGCCAACGCCTGGCGCTGCAAATCATTTCGTGGCCACTACAACTTTGAATCCTCCTGAATTTTCGCTCGGCGACGGATTTTACGTAGGGCCAATTGCTGTCGAATTGCGTTCGGATGATCCCGCAGCAGCAATCCATTACACCTTGGATGGCAGCCTGCCCACAGCATCCAGCCCCAAATATAGTACGCCCATCCATATCGATGCCCCTACGGTTGTTCGCGCCATGTGCCGCAAACAAATTTCCACCGGCCAATATCAAACCAGTGTGGTGGAAAGCCGCTGCTATCTGATCGATGTCGCCAACTCTATGCCCTTTATTGATATTATCTGCGACCAGAGAGAGCATGATCGTATCTACGCTTGGCCTCAGCCAGGCGAACCTCACGGTGCTATTTCTGGCCAACTCAAAATCTTTGATAGCAACCATGTGCTCCAGGCCGATCTGCCGATTGAACTCTCAATGCGTGGCGGATATTCTTTGCTTTCACCCAAAAAATCCTATCAAATAGATTTTGTCGCTCAAAATCTTCAGTATGATTTATTCGACCAGGATTATAATGCCCCAAGGTCAACTGGCTTGCCGAATTCGTTTCATTCGATCAATTTGAGCGGCATGGCCGCGGATTTTTCCCTGATCCGAAATTTTCTATCGTTCCATTTGTTGCGTCGCATTGGCGCAGTGAGCCCTCAAATAGCGTTTGTCCGGCTATTTATTAATGGTCAGGACCGTGGGATTTATGTCGCCATGGAACGGATCGATCAATGGTTGGTGAAAAATCGCTTTAGCAACGCCAAATATGATATCATTAAAACTGGCATCGAACATCATTGCAATTTGACCTGGGATAATGAAAACGGGCAATATTTCGAGCTAAAGTCTGGCGACTTCAATGCGTTCAATGATCTGATATCTTGGTTAAATAATAAAGAGCGAAGTTATGAAGAACTGAGCAGCAAGCTGGACATCCCCTCGTTTCTTTATTATGATCTGATGTGCCGTTTTTCCAATAACAAGGACAGCTACGATATCAACTATTATTTGATTCGGAACCGCGAGCAACCCAATAGCAAGTGGACCATTCTGCTTTGGGATTGCGACGAGAGCTTTGGCTGGGATAGCCACGTGTCTGGCAATTGGTTCCCTCATAATCGCGCTTTCGATTTATTACGAAACACGCCCGAATACCAGCGCCTTTACTATAACACATTGGCCGATCTGTTCAACTCCCGGTGGTCCCAAGTCGAGATTAGCGATTTGATCGATCGTCTCGATATGGCCTTTCAAACCGATAATCCAGCGGATGAAGCCATCTGGAACGAGATCTGGTCTCAGTATGCCGCTGGAGTGATCCCAGATTTCGAACAGGACCCGAATTATCACCCATTGTCTCGACACACCCAATTCGAATATATTAAGCAGTGGGTGGGAGAACGCATCGCTTATGAATTTGCTCTCTGGAGCGAGGGAACTGTTGTATTGACCGTCGATCAACCAGTCGGTGGTGAGGGTGCAATCCAACTAAACAGCTTGAAGTTATCCAATTTCCCTTGGAGAGGTCGATATTTCAAAAATCTTGATTTGCAAGTGACTGCTCTGCCTGGGCCGGGCTTTCTCTTTAATAGTTGGAGCGATTTGACCCTCCCGAAATCGGAATCGATCACGATCACCCTGCAGCACGATTATTGTTTTCATCCCATCTTCAAACCCAATGTTCATCTGGATCGGTTAGTCATCAATGAGATCAATTACAACAGCGCGCCCAATTTTGATCCGGAGGATTGGATCGAGCTATACAATCCAGCGGATCAATCGATCGATGTCAGCAATTGGATTCTGAAAGATCGCGACGACAGCCATCAATTTGTTGTGCCATCGGGGACAGTGGTCGCGCCCAAAGGTTATTTGGTCATTTGTCGCGATATGACGGCGTTCCGTCGCCTATTTCCTCGCGCCTCCACGGTCACTGGCGATATGAATTTCAGCTTAAATAATGATGGGGATGAGGTGCGATTGTATCATGCATCGGGAGCGTTAGTAGACTCGGTGTCGTTTGGGGATCGCGATCCGTGGCCGAGCCTGGCTGATGGGAAAGGGGCGACTCTGGAGTTGATCGATCCGACCCTTAATAATACAGTCGCTGCAAGCTGGCAAGCCAGCCTTTGGCATGGAACACCAGGGCTGCGCAATTCTTTCCCATTGGTCATCACTGAAATCAACTATCATAGCGGACCAGGTTTTAATACTGAGGATTGGGTGGAACTTTATAATCCGACTTCGCGAATTGTTGATGTAAGCGGCTGCCATCTTCAGCATTTGATATCGGGTCATGATTTTTATCTTCCATCAGGAACGTCGATCCCCTCGAATGGATTTGTCATCATTTGCCAGAACAAAAATAAATTTCGAGCGTTTTTTCCTGGTGTTGCAAATGTGGTCGGCGATGTTAATTTTTCTTTCATCGATTCCGGCGACGAGATCCGATTGCTCGATCTCATCGACAATGTGATCGATTCGGTCCGTTATGATGTGGCGAAGCCGTGGCCAATTGAAGCGAACGGTCAAGGAGCTACGCTGGAGTTACTCGATCCATCCTTGGACAATACCATTCCCCGTCACTGGCAAGCCAGCGCTGGTCATGGCTCGCCGGGCCAGTTGACTCGCGCGCTGCCTGTGGTCACCCGCTTCGTTGTTCGAGATAGCAGCGGATCACGATTGGTCACCGATAGCCGCAATGTGCTGGTCGATATGGCCGCGACAGATTTCGATGGCCAGATCGTGGGTTGGCATATCAATGAGACTGGCCTGCCGCCCGCTCCTGGTGATTTTTGGATGCCCACGCCGCCTAAAAATTATATCATTCAGAGTCCACCAGGTGTTTTGCGCATTTATGGGTGGGTGTTGGATAATGATCACCAAGTCAGCCGAGTCACCGACACTTCTCGTGCCGCCATTCGATTGCGGTTGAGCGAGGAGCTTTACAGCGTGGAGGGAACAGTCACTTATTTCACGAATAACCGTCCAGTGCCAAATGCAAAAATTGAGTTGAAAATCGATCAGGAAAGCGATTGGGATAGCACCGACGTTCACGGCAATTTCCGATTTATTGGGGTAGATAGCGGCAAAATCATTTTGCAGCCAGCTAAGCAAGGCGATATCCGCCAGGCGATTCGCTGCAGCGATGTTTTAGCGGTCTTGGCTGGCCTGGCCGATCCACGTCGTTTCAATCCTGAGCAACGTTCAGCAGCAAATGTAATTGATGACGCGGCTTTAAACGTTTCCGATGCCAGGGCAATACTGCGCTATCTTGTCTGTCGCAACGATAATATTGGCCAGACAGGTCACTGGCGTTTCGTCCCTGCAGAAACCTCATTTGTTCTGAATCAGAATATAAACCAGCATTTTCAAGCTTACATCTCTGGCGATGTCGATCTCAACTGGGGCTCGGATTCGCTCGTCTCACAAATCAGCGACAGCACAATCGTCGGGATCTCCCTTAAATTGGGTCAGGTCGAAAACCAAGGGGCCCAATTTATCACTGTCCCGCTGAGCGCTGAGATAGCCCATGGCGCTTTTTATTCAATGATGATCAGCCTCCAATATGAGACGACTTATCTCGCCTATCAATGGTGCGAACCAACCGATGCCAGCAAAAAATTCATCGTAGAGGACAATGGAGGGCAGCCAGGCAAGCTGCAGATTGCCATGGCAGGATTAGATCCTATCGTCTCCAGCAATGTCGTTTTGAAGCTGCATTTTAAGGTGCTAACCACTGGCGGCGGCCGCACCTTCCATACCCAGTTGCTTTTCACCCGCAGCCTTGTAAATGATCTTCCAGTAAAATCGCATCACGGTATCGTGATCCTTACCGACATCAGTGACTTCGAAGTGCCATTGCCGATGGAATTCAAGCTATTTCAAAATTACCCCAATCCATTTAATTTTCAAACTCAGATCCGATATCAATTGGCCAGCCCAGGAGCCACGCGATTATGCATTTACAATTTGATGGGGCATCGAGTTCGGGTGCTCGTGAACGAACAATATCAAGCTGCTGGCACTTATCAGTTCAACTGGGACGGACGGGATGAGAATGGCCAGATGCTACCTTCCGGTATTTACTTGTATGAATTGAGATCAGGGGGACTGGTGAAGCGGAATAAGATGGTAATGGTCAAATAG